The following proteins are encoded in a genomic region of Triticum dicoccoides isolate Atlit2015 ecotype Zavitan chromosome 1B, WEW_v2.0, whole genome shotgun sequence:
- the LOC119334723 gene encoding probable prolyl 4-hydroxylase 3, with the protein MASRTAGRGGRPLLGGSAGGGRRGKPSKAIMAALLLASVALLLLLALGALSLPAGSGRGAVLSLPRPRFRRSAFESRLEKRGEKGEPWTEVLSWEPRAFIYHNFLSKEECQYLISLAKPHMKKSTVVDSATGGSKDSRVRTSSGTFLKRGQDKIVRTIEKRISDFTFIPVENGEGLQVLHYEVGQKYEPHFDYFHDDFNTKNGGQRIATVLMYLSDVEEGGETVFPSAKVNSSSIPFHNELSECAKRGISVKPKMGDALLFWSMRPDGTLDPTSLHGGCPVIKGDKWSSTKWIRVHEYKV; encoded by the exons AGCAggacggcggggcggggcgggaggCCGCTGCTGGGCGGCAGCGCCGGGGGCGGGAGGCGCGGGAAGCCATCCAAGGCGATCATGGCCGCGCTgctgctggcgtcggtggcgctgCTGCTCCTCCTGGCGCTCGGCGCGCTCTCGCTGCCGGCCGGCTCCGGCCGCGGCGCGGTCCTCTCGCTCCCGCGCCCGCGCTTCCGCAGATCCGCGTTCGAGTC GAGGCTGGAGAAGCGCGGGGAGAAAGGGGAGCCGTGGACGGAGGTTCTGTCGTGGGAGCCACGGGCGTTCATCTACCACAACTTCCTC TCCAAGGAAGAATGTCAATATTTAATTTCATTGGCAAAGCCTCACATGAAGAAGTCGACCGTGGTTGATTCTGCAACTGGAGGGAGTAAAGATAGCAG GGTGCGAACGAGTTCAGGAACATTTCTTAAAAGAGGCCAGGATAAAATTGTTCGCACCATTGAGAAAAGAATATCAGATTTCACCTTCATACCTGTAG AAAACGGAGAGGGCCTTCAAGTTCTCCACTATGAGGTTGGACAGAAATATGAACCTCACTTTGATTACTTCCATGATGATTTCAACACCAAAAATGGGGGCCAGCGTATAGCCACTGTTCTTATGTATCT TTCGGATGTTGAAGAGGGCGGTGAGACCGTGTTTCCTTCTGCTAAAGTTAATAGCAGCTCAATACCATTTCATAATGAGCTGTCTGAATGTGCAAAGCGGGGTATATCGGTCAAACCGAAGATGGGAGATGCATTGCTTTTCTGGAGCATGAGGCCTGATGGAACCCTGGATCCCACAAGCCTCCATG GTGGTTGTCCAGTGATAAAAGGTGACAAATGGTCATCTACAAAGTGGATTCGTGTTCATGAGTACAAAGTTTAG